The following coding sequences lie in one Arachis ipaensis cultivar K30076 chromosome B03, Araip1.1, whole genome shotgun sequence genomic window:
- the LOC107630088 gene encoding peptidyl-prolyl cis-trans isomerase CYP37, chloroplastic isoform X2: MSLSFSSSSLTVSLTRELSSSSFSPATTTRSFFYRTRPACSPSSTITCFSNSKNHLARAIELAKELVAGQRDTSASVAAEASFVKQLKLKNLVPAIIVSVQITLLLPLVGPWDYSGSYLSPSAMAILYSPDTKVPRTGEVALRRAIPANANMKSIQDSLEDISYLLRIPQRKPYGTMEGNVKKALKIAVDQKESILASIPAELKEKGSLVHASLIDGKAPGISFLLPEQYVQYPRLSGRGTVEFTIEKGDGSTFSPVGGESKKTATIQVVIDGYSAPLTAGNFAKLVMDGAYDGAKLSTSNQAILSDNGADKNSGFSVPLEIMPSGQFEPLYKTTLSVQDGELPVLPLSVYGAVAMAHNEVSDEYSSPYQFFFYLYDKRSAGLGGISFDEGQFSVFGYTTNGRDILPQIKTGDIIRSAKLVEGQDRLVLSKDS, encoded by the exons ATGtcactctctttctcttcttcttccttaaCCGTTTCCCTCACTCGCGAGCtttcttcttcatccttctcTCCAGCAACCACCACCCGTTCCTTCTTCTACCGCACCAGACCCGCTTGTTCTCCTTCTTCCACTATCACGTGCTTCTCCAATTCCAAGAACCACCTTGCGAGGGCCATCGAGCTCGCAAAG GAACTTGTGGCAGGCCAGCGTGACACGTCAGCATCAGTAGCAGCAGAAGCTAGTTTTGTGAAGCAGTTGAAGTTGAAGAATTTAGTTCCCGCCATAATTGTGTCGGTTCAGATCACTCTTTTGCTTCCTTTAGTTGGACCATGGGATTATTCAGGGTCGTATCTGTCACCTTCTGCAATGGCGATTCTGTATTCACCGGATACCAAGGTTCCCAGAACCGGAGAAGTTGCTTTGAGAAGGGCTATTCCTGCAAACGCTAACATGAAATCCATTCAG GATTCTCTGGAAGATATTTCGTACTTGTTACGGATCCCCCAGAGGAAACCATATGGAACAATGGAGGGGAACGTGAAGAAAGCATTGAAG ATAGCAGTAGATCAAAAGGAGTCTATACTTGCAAGTATACCAGCAGAATTGAAGGAAAAGGGTTCTTTGGTACATGCATCTCTAATAGATGGAAAG GCACCGGGAATATCTTTCTTGTTGCCAGAGCAATATGTGCAATATCCACG GCTTTCAGGGAGAGGAACTGTTGAGTTTACCATTGAGAAAGGAGATGGTTCAACATTTTCTCCAGTTGGTGGTGAATCAAAAAAAACTGCCACCATTCAG GTTGTTATTGATGGATACTCTGCTCCATTAACTGCAGGGAATTTTGCAAAACTG GTGATGGATGGAGCTTATGATGGTGCGAAGCTCAGCACTTCCAACCAAGCTATTCTATCAGATAATGGAGCTGATAAGAACAGTGGTTTCAGTGTTCCCTTGGAAATAATGCCCTCTGGACAATTCGAGCCCCTTTACAAAACAACGCTGAGTGTGCag GATGGAGAACTTCCAGTTCTTCCTCTATCTGTTTACGGGGCAGTAGCTATGGCGCATAATGAAgtctctgatgagtattcatcgcCTTATCAGTTTTTCTTCTATCTCTATGATAAACGAAGT GCTGGCTTGGGAGGGATATCATTTGATGAAGGACAATTTTCGGTTTTCGG ATACACAACTAATGGGAGAGATATCCTACCCCAGATAAAAACTGGTGATATTATTCGTTCTGCAAAGCTTGTCGAAGGCCAAGACCGCCTTGTATTGTCAAAGGATAGTTAA
- the LOC107630088 gene encoding peptidyl-prolyl cis-trans isomerase CYP37, chloroplastic isoform X1: protein MSLSFSSSSLTVSLTRELSSSSFSPATTTRSFFYRTRPACSPSSTITCFSNSKNHLARAIELAKELVAGQRDTSASVAAEASFVKQLKLKNLVPAIIVSVQITLLLPLVGPWDYSGSYLSPSAMAILYSPDTKVPRTGEVALRRAIPANANMKSIQDSLEDISYLLRIPQRKPYGTMEGNVKKALKIAVDQKESILASIPAELKEKGSLVHASLIDGKGGLQALLQSIKEQDADKVSVNLASALDTVAELELLQAPGISFLLPEQYVQYPRLSGRGTVEFTIEKGDGSTFSPVGGESKKTATIQVVIDGYSAPLTAGNFAKLVMDGAYDGAKLSTSNQAILSDNGADKNSGFSVPLEIMPSGQFEPLYKTTLSVQDGELPVLPLSVYGAVAMAHNEVSDEYSSPYQFFFYLYDKRSAGLGGISFDEGQFSVFGYTTNGRDILPQIKTGDIIRSAKLVEGQDRLVLSKDS, encoded by the exons ATGtcactctctttctcttcttcttccttaaCCGTTTCCCTCACTCGCGAGCtttcttcttcatccttctcTCCAGCAACCACCACCCGTTCCTTCTTCTACCGCACCAGACCCGCTTGTTCTCCTTCTTCCACTATCACGTGCTTCTCCAATTCCAAGAACCACCTTGCGAGGGCCATCGAGCTCGCAAAG GAACTTGTGGCAGGCCAGCGTGACACGTCAGCATCAGTAGCAGCAGAAGCTAGTTTTGTGAAGCAGTTGAAGTTGAAGAATTTAGTTCCCGCCATAATTGTGTCGGTTCAGATCACTCTTTTGCTTCCTTTAGTTGGACCATGGGATTATTCAGGGTCGTATCTGTCACCTTCTGCAATGGCGATTCTGTATTCACCGGATACCAAGGTTCCCAGAACCGGAGAAGTTGCTTTGAGAAGGGCTATTCCTGCAAACGCTAACATGAAATCCATTCAG GATTCTCTGGAAGATATTTCGTACTTGTTACGGATCCCCCAGAGGAAACCATATGGAACAATGGAGGGGAACGTGAAGAAAGCATTGAAG ATAGCAGTAGATCAAAAGGAGTCTATACTTGCAAGTATACCAGCAGAATTGAAGGAAAAGGGTTCTTTGGTACATGCATCTCTAATAGATGGAAAG GGTGGGTTGCAAGCACTTCTACAATCTATAAAGGAACAGGATGCAGATAAAGTATCTGTGAACCTTGCTTCTGCACTAGATACTGTAGCAGAGCTAGAGTTATTACAG GCACCGGGAATATCTTTCTTGTTGCCAGAGCAATATGTGCAATATCCACG GCTTTCAGGGAGAGGAACTGTTGAGTTTACCATTGAGAAAGGAGATGGTTCAACATTTTCTCCAGTTGGTGGTGAATCAAAAAAAACTGCCACCATTCAG GTTGTTATTGATGGATACTCTGCTCCATTAACTGCAGGGAATTTTGCAAAACTG GTGATGGATGGAGCTTATGATGGTGCGAAGCTCAGCACTTCCAACCAAGCTATTCTATCAGATAATGGAGCTGATAAGAACAGTGGTTTCAGTGTTCCCTTGGAAATAATGCCCTCTGGACAATTCGAGCCCCTTTACAAAACAACGCTGAGTGTGCag GATGGAGAACTTCCAGTTCTTCCTCTATCTGTTTACGGGGCAGTAGCTATGGCGCATAATGAAgtctctgatgagtattcatcgcCTTATCAGTTTTTCTTCTATCTCTATGATAAACGAAGT GCTGGCTTGGGAGGGATATCATTTGATGAAGGACAATTTTCGGTTTTCGG ATACACAACTAATGGGAGAGATATCCTACCCCAGATAAAAACTGGTGATATTATTCGTTCTGCAAAGCTTGTCGAAGGCCAAGACCGCCTTGTATTGTCAAAGGATAGTTAA